Proteins from a single region of Allocatelliglobosispora scoriae:
- a CDS encoding ABC transporter permease, whose translation MLRATLKSLLARKLRLTLSALAVVLGVMFVSGSFVLTDTLSRSFDDLFRGIYSTVDVQVGAAGQSAGGPDDEEGGMVGQRSIPMSTLAEVTSVPGVAKAVGEVGADGARVIGSDGKVVNSFGPPRIGESWTGENELVKLREGRGPTADNEIAVNADLAAKAGIKVGDQVGVLTREPKQVFTLVGIYGYSGGRDTLGGSQSVSFTEPVAQKLMLGEQGVYTSITVTAADGTTPAALRDAIAAKLGPKYSVKTGEELGAEAAAAFASVLDIFNNVLLGFAGVALFVGTFLILNTFSIVVAQRTKELALMRAVGASRRQMIGSVLTEAVAIGLIASVLGLAAGFGVGRLMAYLFGEYGADGLELAGVNLPLSAVISSFAVGLVVTMAAAVMPALRASRIPPMAALQEVATPDRPLTKISIAGAVVMAAGGTVLGIGFAGKFGDDTLWAVLGGALATFLGVALLTPLISRPVVAALGRLTGTWLPGKLGRRNAGRNPRRTGITAAALMIGVALVTSVGVVLESATVSFTKTTEDTVHAQLYIGGDQNGPLPPTFDAAVLEKAKTVPGIGQVLGVWYGGGEVDGEREGLAAISDVAALKTVFDLAVTEGSLDALGEKQAFVDDRTATAAGVHVGSPITVVTTRGEPVTYTVAGVYTATEYVNGYLLPSAARSSFDTAQPREAYLTLLPGATVAQTLPLVKQLLVDSPEVTAVDRAGMIQQETGDIGTMLSMVQILLSLAILIAALGIMNTLALSVLERTRELGLLRAVGLSRLQSTGMITAEAVLISVFGALLGMGVGIGLGAAAVRAFKDDGFSTFALPWDQLGVYVGLAAVIGVIAGVVPSIRAARINVLGAIAHD comes from the coding sequence ATGCTGCGCGCCACCCTCAAGAGCCTGCTCGCCCGCAAGCTGCGCCTGACCCTCTCCGCGCTCGCCGTGGTGCTCGGCGTCATGTTCGTCTCCGGTTCGTTCGTGCTCACCGACACCCTCAGCCGCTCCTTCGACGACCTCTTCCGGGGCATCTACTCCACGGTCGACGTCCAGGTCGGCGCGGCCGGTCAGAGCGCCGGCGGTCCCGACGACGAGGAGGGCGGCATGGTGGGCCAGCGCTCCATCCCGATGAGCACCCTCGCCGAGGTCACGTCGGTCCCCGGCGTCGCCAAGGCGGTCGGTGAGGTCGGAGCCGACGGCGCCCGCGTCATCGGCTCCGACGGCAAGGTCGTCAACTCCTTCGGCCCGCCGCGCATCGGCGAGTCCTGGACCGGCGAGAACGAGCTGGTCAAGCTGCGGGAAGGTCGCGGGCCGACCGCCGACAACGAGATCGCGGTCAACGCCGACCTCGCGGCGAAGGCCGGGATCAAGGTCGGTGACCAGGTCGGCGTGCTGACCCGCGAGCCGAAGCAGGTCTTCACGCTCGTCGGGATCTACGGCTACAGCGGTGGCCGCGACACCCTCGGCGGCAGCCAGTCGGTCTCCTTCACCGAGCCCGTCGCGCAGAAGCTGATGCTCGGTGAGCAGGGCGTCTATACCTCGATCACGGTCACCGCCGCCGACGGGACCACTCCGGCGGCGCTGCGGGACGCGATCGCGGCGAAGCTCGGCCCGAAATACTCCGTCAAGACCGGCGAGGAGCTGGGCGCCGAGGCGGCTGCGGCTTTCGCCTCGGTGCTCGACATCTTCAACAACGTGCTGCTCGGCTTCGCCGGGGTGGCGCTGTTCGTCGGCACGTTCCTCATCCTCAACACCTTCTCGATCGTCGTCGCGCAGCGAACCAAAGAGCTCGCGCTGATGCGGGCGGTCGGCGCCAGCCGCCGCCAGATGATCGGGTCCGTGCTCACCGAGGCCGTCGCGATCGGCCTGATCGCATCGGTGCTCGGGCTCGCCGCCGGCTTCGGCGTCGGTCGGCTCATGGCCTACCTCTTCGGCGAGTACGGCGCCGACGGGCTCGAGCTCGCCGGAGTCAACCTGCCGCTGAGCGCCGTGATCAGCTCCTTCGCCGTGGGGCTCGTCGTCACCATGGCGGCGGCGGTGATGCCGGCGCTGCGGGCGTCGCGGATCCCGCCGATGGCGGCCCTGCAGGAGGTGGCGACCCCGGACCGGCCGCTCACCAAGATCTCGATCGCCGGTGCCGTGGTCATGGCGGCCGGCGGAACGGTGCTCGGCATCGGGTTCGCCGGGAAGTTCGGCGACGACACGCTCTGGGCGGTGCTCGGCGGCGCGCTCGCCACCTTCCTCGGCGTCGCGCTGCTCACGCCGCTGATCAGCCGTCCGGTCGTGGCGGCGCTCGGGCGGCTCACCGGCACCTGGCTGCCGGGCAAGCTCGGCCGGCGCAACGCGGGACGCAACCCCCGGCGTACCGGCATCACCGCCGCGGCGCTCATGATCGGCGTAGCGCTCGTCACCAGCGTCGGGGTCGTGCTGGAGTCGGCGACGGTGAGCTTCACCAAGACCACCGAGGACACGGTCCACGCCCAGCTCTACATCGGCGGCGACCAGAACGGTCCGCTGCCACCTACCTTCGACGCGGCGGTCCTGGAGAAGGCGAAGACGGTGCCGGGCATCGGCCAGGTCCTCGGCGTCTGGTACGGCGGCGGCGAGGTCGATGGGGAGCGGGAGGGCCTCGCCGCGATCAGCGACGTCGCCGCGTTGAAGACGGTCTTCGACCTGGCCGTGACCGAGGGCAGCCTCGACGCGCTCGGCGAGAAGCAGGCGTTCGTCGACGACCGGACCGCCACGGCAGCCGGGGTGCACGTCGGATCTCCCATCACCGTCGTCACCACACGCGGCGAGCCCGTCACCTACACCGTGGCCGGGGTCTACACCGCGACCGAGTACGTCAACGGCTACCTGCTGCCGTCGGCGGCGCGCAGCTCCTTCGACACCGCTCAGCCGCGGGAGGCGTACCTGACGCTGCTGCCCGGTGCCACCGTGGCGCAGACGCTGCCGCTCGTCAAGCAGCTGCTCGTCGACTCGCCCGAGGTGACCGCGGTCGACCGGGCCGGCATGATCCAGCAGGAGACCGGCGACATCGGCACGATGCTGAGCATGGTGCAGATCCTGCTGTCGCTGGCGATCCTCATCGCGGCGCTGGGCATCATGAACACCCTGGCCCTGTCGGTGCTGGAGCGGACCCGGGAGCTGGGCCTGCTCCGGGCGGTCGGTCTGAGCCGGCTGCAGAGTACCGGCATGATCACGGCCGAGGCGGTGCTGATCTCGGTCTTCGGCGCGCTGCTCGGCATGGGTGTCGGCATCGGACTCGGCGCGGCGGCGGTGCGGGCCTTCAAGGACGACGGGTTCAGCACCTTCGCCCTGCCCTGGGACCAGCTGGGCGTGTATGTCGGCCTGGCAGCAGTGATCGGCGTGATCGCGGGCGTGGTCCCGTCGATCCGCGCCGCCCGCATCAACGTCCTGGGCGCCATCGCCCACGACTAG
- a CDS encoding ABC transporter ATP-binding protein → MTTAPSLAPQAAATRATAAARAVDVWKVYGSGEAQVIALRGVSVELERGRFTAIMGASGSGKSTLMHCLAGLDSVTRGDVHIGATKLTGLGDKGLTKLRREQVGFIFQQFNLLPTLTAEENILLPLAIAGRKPDPQWWDTVIDTVGLRDRLGHRPSQLSGGQQQRVACARALVSRPEVIFADEPTGNLDSKSGAEVLKFLQQSVREFGQTIVMVTHDPNAASYADRVIFLADGQIVDELTSPTASGVLDTIKRISGEQ, encoded by the coding sequence GTGACGACTGCACCGTCACTCGCACCCCAGGCCGCCGCCACCAGGGCCACCGCAGCTGCCCGCGCCGTCGACGTATGGAAGGTCTACGGCTCCGGCGAGGCCCAGGTCATCGCCTTGCGCGGGGTCAGCGTCGAGCTGGAACGCGGTCGCTTCACGGCGATCATGGGCGCATCGGGGTCCGGCAAGTCCACCCTGATGCACTGCCTCGCCGGGCTCGACAGCGTCACCCGCGGCGACGTCCACATCGGAGCAACGAAGCTCACCGGACTCGGCGACAAGGGCCTGACCAAACTCCGCCGCGAGCAGGTCGGCTTCATCTTCCAGCAGTTCAACCTGCTGCCCACGCTGACGGCCGAGGAGAACATCCTGCTCCCGCTCGCCATCGCCGGACGCAAGCCCGACCCGCAGTGGTGGGACACCGTGATCGACACCGTCGGCCTGCGCGACCGGCTCGGTCACCGGCCGTCGCAGCTCTCCGGCGGCCAGCAGCAGCGCGTCGCCTGCGCCCGGGCACTGGTCAGCCGCCCCGAGGTCATCTTCGCCGACGAGCCGACCGGCAACCTCGACTCCAAGTCGGGCGCCGAGGTGCTGAAGTTCCTCCAGCAGTCCGTACGCGAGTTCGGCCAGACGATCGTCATGGTCACCCACGACCCCAACGCGGCGAGCTACGCCGACCGGGTCATCTTCCTCGCCGACGGCCAGATCGTCGACGAGCTGACCAGCCCGACCGCCTCCGGCGTGCTCGACACGATCAAGCGCATCTCCGGGGAGCAGTGA
- a CDS encoding ABC transporter permease, with protein sequence MLRGLLSHKLRLLLSSLAIVLGTMFMSAAFVGGDTIAAGFSNLFTTINQNIDVQVTAKQNAAADSTNVISTFVPQSVADAVGKVDGVRTSTPQVNSDGARVIDKKGKVVPTTGAPRFGIGWTDGGLAQIRQGAAPTTPSQIAISANLAKTTGFVVGDTVDVITLEPRQSFTLVGIFGYEGDRDSLAGETSVAFTMPTAQKLMLGKPDVYTSVDLTAADGVSPDQLKQRVVAVAGPDYDVKTGDEAAKDQASATSGFTDILKTALTVFAVIGMITGAFLIFNTFSMLVAQRTRELALYRSFGASKGQVNRAVLAESLLLGLASSLIGLIIGIGLGYLLKQLLQSFANTDLPVSGVVIKPYVVIVTLLVGTFFTVVAALVPALRAAQVPPIAAMREASTPDKSLRTMSIIGGVLFALGVLLLVLKMTKAIDGQLWLSVGGGALLAFIGAVMLAPLLTRPITRALGAVFSGSVAGRLGARNTGRNPRRTAITAAALMIGVTLATAAGIFAWSAKAGLTEAFTSDVKAQLIVSGGFSGGFTAGFDPALQTQIRAIPGVRQAAAVRADVAKVGGADAQILSGDPVAMQELFTLKPQSGTIRPLTKGEIILDSDTAKRLDATVGGTVDIITARGGPQTEKVVAILQPNTVVQGSPLLNPDDAAGFSSPVAQQAYVEVADGASVDDVKAQLEKLFADNPELTVTSQEEQLSQITTFLNVLLAIIWVLLGLAILVAVLGVINTLLLSIYERTREIGLIRAIGLSRGQTSWMVTVESVLISVFGALLGVVLGAFIGLALIKILDTDFLKLTVPWGYLLITLILAIVTGVIAAILPAIRASRLNVLDAIAYE encoded by the coding sequence ATGCTGCGCGGGCTCCTGTCGCACAAGCTGCGCCTGCTGCTCTCCTCGCTCGCGATCGTGCTCGGCACCATGTTCATGTCGGCGGCGTTCGTCGGCGGCGACACGATCGCGGCCGGCTTCAGCAACCTGTTCACCACGATCAACCAGAACATCGACGTGCAGGTCACCGCGAAGCAGAACGCCGCCGCCGACAGCACCAACGTCATCAGCACCTTCGTGCCGCAGTCGGTCGCCGACGCCGTCGGCAAGGTCGACGGCGTGCGGACATCGACCCCGCAGGTCAACTCCGACGGCGCCCGGGTGATCGACAAGAAGGGCAAGGTCGTGCCGACGACCGGCGCGCCACGGTTCGGCATCGGCTGGACCGACGGCGGGCTGGCCCAGATCCGCCAAGGTGCCGCGCCCACCACACCGTCGCAGATCGCCATCTCGGCGAACCTCGCCAAGACGACCGGCTTCGTCGTCGGCGACACCGTCGACGTGATCACCCTGGAGCCCCGGCAGTCGTTCACGCTCGTCGGGATCTTCGGGTACGAGGGCGACCGCGACAGCCTCGCCGGTGAGACCTCGGTGGCGTTCACGATGCCGACGGCGCAGAAGCTGATGCTCGGCAAGCCCGACGTCTACACCAGCGTGGACCTCACCGCCGCCGACGGGGTCAGCCCGGACCAGCTCAAGCAGCGGGTCGTCGCCGTCGCCGGACCCGACTACGACGTGAAGACCGGCGACGAGGCCGCCAAGGACCAGGCCAGCGCGACGAGCGGCTTCACCGACATCCTCAAGACCGCGCTGACCGTCTTCGCCGTCATCGGCATGATCACCGGCGCGTTCCTCATCTTCAACACGTTCTCGATGCTGGTGGCGCAGCGGACCCGGGAACTGGCGCTCTACCGCTCCTTCGGCGCCTCCAAGGGCCAGGTCAACCGGGCGGTGCTCGCCGAATCGCTGCTGCTCGGGCTCGCCTCGTCGCTGATCGGCCTGATCATCGGCATCGGCCTGGGCTACCTGCTCAAGCAGCTCCTGCAGAGCTTCGCCAACACCGATCTGCCGGTCAGCGGCGTCGTGATCAAGCCCTATGTCGTGATCGTGACGCTGCTCGTGGGCACCTTCTTCACCGTGGTCGCCGCCCTGGTCCCGGCACTGCGCGCCGCGCAGGTCCCGCCGATCGCGGCGATGCGCGAGGCGTCGACGCCGGACAAGTCGCTGCGCACGATGAGCATCATCGGCGGGGTGCTCTTCGCGCTCGGCGTGCTCCTGCTCGTCCTCAAGATGACCAAGGCGATCGACGGGCAGCTGTGGCTCAGCGTCGGCGGCGGCGCGCTGCTCGCCTTCATCGGCGCGGTCATGCTCGCTCCGCTGCTCACCCGGCCGATCACGCGGGCGCTCGGCGCGGTCTTCAGCGGCAGCGTCGCCGGCCGGCTCGGCGCCCGCAACACCGGGCGCAATCCCCGGCGGACGGCGATCACCGCCGCCGCGCTCATGATCGGCGTGACCCTGGCGACGGCGGCCGGCATCTTCGCCTGGTCGGCGAAGGCCGGGCTCACCGAGGCGTTCACCAGCGACGTCAAGGCCCAGCTCATCGTCTCCGGCGGCTTCTCGGGCGGCTTCACCGCCGGCTTCGATCCCGCCCTCCAAACCCAGATCAGAGCAATCCCGGGGGTACGCCAGGCGGCAGCCGTCCGCGCCGACGTGGCGAAGGTCGGCGGCGCCGATGCCCAGATCCTCTCCGGCGACCCCGTCGCGATGCAGGAGCTCTTCACCCTCAAGCCGCAGTCGGGCACGATCCGGCCGCTCACCAAGGGCGAGATCATCCTCGACTCCGACACCGCGAAGCGGCTCGACGCCACGGTCGGCGGCACGGTCGACATCATCACCGCCCGCGGCGGGCCGCAGACCGAGAAGGTCGTCGCGATCCTCCAGCCCAACACGGTGGTCCAGGGATCGCCGCTGCTCAACCCCGACGACGCGGCCGGGTTCAGCTCGCCGGTGGCGCAGCAGGCCTATGTCGAGGTCGCCGACGGTGCGAGCGTCGACGACGTGAAGGCGCAGCTGGAGAAGCTCTTCGCCGACAACCCGGAGCTCACGGTGACCAGCCAGGAGGAGCAGCTCAGCCAGATCACCACCTTCCTCAACGTGCTGCTGGCGATCATCTGGGTGCTGCTGGGGCTCGCGATCCTGGTGGCGGTGCTCGGCGTCATCAACACGCTGCTGCTGTCGATCTACGAGCGGACCCGGGAGATCGGGCTCATCCGGGCGATCGGCCTGTCCCGGGGGCAGACCTCGTGGATGGTGACGGTCGAGTCCGTCCTCATCTCGGTCTTCGGCGCGCTTCTCGGGGTGGTGCTGGGCGCCTTCATCGGGCTCGCCCTGATCAAGATCCTGGACACGGACTTCCTCAAGCTGACGGTGCCGTGGGGCTATCTGCTGATCACCCTGATCCTGGCGATCGTGACCGGCGTGATCGCGGCGATCCTGCCCGCGATCAGGGCATCGCGGCTCAACGTGCTGGACGCCATCGCGTACGAGTAG
- a CDS encoding ABC transporter ATP-binding protein: MTQSTTMPEVAARASEVWKVYGTGEAQVHALRGVSADFQRGRYTAIMGPSGSGKSTLMHCLAGLDTVSAGQVSIGDTVVTGLGDAGLTKLRREKIGFIFQQFNLLPTLTADENILLPLAIAGRKPDKEWYDIVLDTVGLRDRLQHRPTELSGGQQQRVACARALVSRPEVIFADEPTGNLDSRSSTEVLKFLQRSVREFGQTIVMVTHDPAAASYADRVVFLADGQIVDELTGPTPDAVLDKMRNMDRIQAEAADRAAENGGADV, from the coding sequence ATGACGCAGAGCACGACCATGCCGGAAGTGGCGGCCCGGGCCAGCGAGGTCTGGAAGGTCTACGGGACCGGAGAAGCGCAGGTCCACGCGTTGCGCGGGGTGAGCGCGGATTTCCAACGCGGGCGCTATACGGCGATCATGGGACCGTCCGGGTCGGGGAAATCGACCCTGATGCACTGCCTCGCCGGGCTCGACACCGTCAGCGCCGGCCAGGTCTCCATCGGCGACACCGTCGTGACCGGGCTCGGCGACGCGGGCCTGACGAAGCTGCGCCGGGAGAAGATCGGGTTCATCTTCCAGCAGTTCAACCTGCTGCCCACCCTCACCGCCGACGAGAACATCCTGCTGCCGCTCGCGATCGCGGGACGCAAGCCGGACAAGGAGTGGTACGACATCGTGCTCGACACGGTCGGCCTGCGCGACCGCCTCCAGCACCGCCCGACCGAGCTCTCCGGCGGCCAGCAGCAGCGCGTCGCCTGCGCCCGGGCCCTCGTCAGCCGCCCGGAAGTGATCTTCGCCGACGAGCCGACCGGCAACCTGGACTCCCGCTCCAGCACCGAGGTACTGAAGTTCCTGCAGCGCTCGGTACGCGAGTTCGGCCAGACGATCGTGATGGTCACCCACGATCCGGCTGCGGCGAGCTACGCCGACCGGGTCGTCTTCCTCGCCGATGGGCAGATCGTCGACGAGCTCACCGGACCGACCCCCGACGCGGTGCTGGACAAGATGCGCAACATGGACCGGATCCAGGCCGAGGCCGCCGACCGCGCCGCCGAGAACGGCGGCGCCGATGTTTAG
- a CDS encoding ABC transporter ATP-binding protein: protein MTATSTETVIAARTTDVWKVFGSGEAEVIALRGVSVKLERARFTAIMGPSGSGKSTLMHCLAGLDTVTRGEVHIGDTRVTGLGDAGLTRLRRHQVGFIFQQFNLLPTLTAEENIALPLAIAGRKPDPQWWDTVIDTVGLRDRLGHRPSQLSGGQQQRVACARALVSRPQVIFADEPTGNLDSRAGAEVLGFLRDSVRDFGQTIVMVTHDPNAASYADRVIFLADGQIVDELREPTADTVLDTIKRISGDH from the coding sequence GTGACCGCTACGTCGACCGAGACCGTCATCGCCGCCCGGACCACCGACGTGTGGAAGGTCTTCGGCTCCGGCGAGGCCGAGGTGATCGCCCTGCGCGGGGTCAGCGTCAAGCTGGAGCGGGCGCGGTTCACCGCCATCATGGGGCCGTCGGGGTCGGGCAAGTCGACGCTGATGCACTGCCTCGCCGGGCTCGACACGGTCACGCGCGGCGAGGTCCACATCGGCGACACCCGGGTCACCGGGCTCGGCGACGCCGGGCTGACCCGCCTGCGCCGCCACCAGGTCGGCTTCATCTTCCAGCAGTTCAACCTGCTGCCCACGCTGACGGCCGAGGAGAACATCGCGCTGCCGCTCGCCATCGCCGGACGCAAGCCCGACCCGCAGTGGTGGGACACCGTGATCGACACCGTCGGGCTCCGCGACCGGCTGGGTCACCGGCCGTCGCAGCTCTCCGGCGGCCAGCAGCAGCGGGTGGCGTGCGCCCGGGCACTGGTCAGCCGCCCGCAGGTGATCTTCGCCGATGAGCCGACCGGCAACCTCGACTCCAGGGCGGGCGCCGAGGTGCTGGGGTTCCTGCGCGATTCGGTCCGCGACTTCGGCCAGACGATCGTCATGGTCACCCACGATCCCAACGCGGCGAGCTACGCCGACCGGGTGATCTTCCTCGCCGACGGCCAGATCGTCGACGAGCTGCGCGAACCCACCGCCGACACGGTCCTCGACACCATCAAGCGCATCTCCGGCGACCACTAG
- a CDS encoding RecB family exonuclease, with protein MSEPRPLPTLSPSRAADFKTCPLLYRLRSIDRIPEQPTPEQARGTLVHAVLERLFDIPAQRRTPEAAQEMVTPAWEALVEEQPELGSLVVDDSFILTTRDLLGGYFTVEDPRRLEPAERETLIEAVLDDQLLIRGYIDRLDVSPGGDLRVVDYKTGGAPREAFEARALFQLKFYALVLWRTRGVVPRVLRLLYLKDAEICDYTPDAEELERFEKTLIALWRAIETAKAAQEFQPKPSKLCGWCAHQALCPAFGGTPPPYPVQADGSAVDARTMKLAARTEP; from the coding sequence AGTGAGCCGCGCCCCCTGCCGACCCTGTCGCCCTCGCGTGCGGCCGATTTCAAAACGTGCCCATTGCTCTATCGGCTGCGCAGCATCGACCGCATTCCCGAGCAGCCCACGCCCGAGCAGGCGCGCGGCACGCTGGTCCACGCGGTGCTGGAGCGGCTCTTCGACATCCCGGCGCAGCGGCGCACACCCGAGGCGGCGCAGGAGATGGTGACCCCCGCCTGGGAGGCGCTCGTCGAGGAGCAGCCCGAGCTCGGCAGCCTCGTGGTCGACGACTCGTTCATCCTGACCACTCGCGACCTGCTCGGCGGATACTTCACTGTGGAGGATCCGCGTCGGCTGGAGCCCGCCGAGCGGGAGACGCTGATCGAGGCGGTCCTCGACGACCAGCTCCTGATCCGGGGTTACATCGACCGTCTCGACGTGTCGCCGGGTGGCGACCTCCGGGTGGTCGACTACAAGACCGGTGGTGCGCCCCGCGAGGCCTTCGAGGCGCGGGCGCTGTTCCAGCTCAAGTTCTACGCCCTCGTGCTCTGGCGCACGCGGGGTGTGGTGCCCCGGGTGCTGCGGTTGCTCTACCTCAAGGATGCCGAGATCTGCGACTACACCCCCGACGCCGAGGAGCTGGAGCGCTTCGAGAAGACCCTCATCGCGCTGTGGCGGGCGATCGAGACGGCGAAGGCGGCGCAGGAGTTCCAGCCCAAGCCGAGCAAGCTCTGCGGCTGGTGCGCCCATCAGGCCCTCTGCCCGGCCTTCGGCGGCACTCCCCCGCCCTATCCGGTGCAGGCCGACGGCTCGGCTGTGGACGCCCGCACGATGAAGCTGGCGGCCCGCACGGAGCCATAG